From one Streptomyces mobaraensis genomic stretch:
- a CDS encoding PLP-dependent aminotransferase family protein, which yields MPYVPLPQAECLAAFSALRTGTPTNAFEIGEGCNRFPPSPVLGLHLAGVVRHLMENGGLSGYADPFRGGSRGAFAELVGDYLGLHLQSEDVVFVRGGTEAISLIIAYLGCTGHSLTLPLPNYYAFDQCAARWHVPVTAYYRHDGTPYATGHGSGQHRALIEVLPNGITGSLYTIPPDDYDFVLLDAVFQAGHFGPSPSPAAALRTKIRALDLGRGALIMTASKDLSLPGIRAAAVITRDRALRAHIASDAFDRAPVTSPLGSLLMVLYAALLTALDSPVEHLGKLHASAQDTVARHRLPPLPGAANFRDLCAHVERMTGHYGANARMLARASQALALPESLRPTAGYSAFPQLAVPRADFLEWVRSCALDGLHLNPTVVHGGTATAWRHLMPEGHLRLNLSETRCAFVDGLRRIAEHLPPPAGHLPMETLT from the coding sequence GTGCCGTACGTCCCCCTTCCTCAAGCCGAATGCCTCGCCGCCTTCAGTGCACTGCGCACCGGCACCCCAACGAACGCCTTCGAGATCGGCGAGGGATGCAACCGCTTCCCGCCCTCCCCCGTCCTGGGACTCCACCTCGCCGGCGTCGTGCGGCACCTGATGGAGAACGGCGGCCTTTCGGGCTACGCCGATCCCTTTCGGGGTGGCAGCCGCGGCGCCTTCGCCGAACTCGTTGGCGACTACCTGGGCTTGCACCTGCAGTCCGAGGACGTCGTCTTCGTGCGCGGCGGTACTGAGGCGATCAGCCTGATCATCGCTTACTTGGGCTGCACGGGGCACAGCCTCACCCTGCCACTGCCGAACTACTACGCGTTCGACCAGTGCGCCGCCCGCTGGCACGTCCCCGTCACCGCCTACTACCGTCACGACGGAACCCCGTACGCCACCGGTCACGGGAGCGGGCAGCACCGTGCCCTGATCGAGGTCTTGCCCAACGGCATCACGGGCAGCCTCTACACCATCCCGCCGGACGACTACGACTTCGTCCTGCTGGACGCCGTTTTCCAAGCCGGCCACTTCGGACCCAGCCCCAGCCCGGCTGCCGCGCTGCGCACGAAGATCCGCGCCCTCGACCTGGGACGCGGCGCGCTGATCATGACCGCATCCAAGGACCTCTCACTCCCCGGCATCCGGGCTGCGGCCGTCATCACCCGCGATCGAGCCCTGCGCGCGCACATCGCCTCAGACGCCTTCGATCGCGCGCCGGTCACCAGCCCCCTCGGCAGCTTGCTGATGGTCCTGTACGCGGCGCTGCTCACTGCCCTCGACAGCCCCGTCGAACATCTAGGCAAGCTCCACGCATCCGCTCAGGACACCGTCGCACGCCATCGCCTGCCGCCCCTGCCCGGCGCCGCCAACTTCCGTGACCTGTGCGCCCATGTTGAGCGGATGACCGGACACTACGGGGCCAACGCCCGCATGCTCGCCCGGGCTTCTCAGGCCCTGGCCCTTCCCGAGAGCCTCCGGCCTACTGCTGGCTACTCAGCCTTTCCGCAGCTCGCTGTCCCGCGCGCTGATTTCCTCGAATGGGTCCGAAGCTGTGCCCTGGACGGACTGCATCTCAATCCCACCGTCGTGCACGGGGGCACTGCAACCGCCTGGAGGCACCTGATGCCCGAAGGGCACCTGCGACTCAACCTCTCCGAGACGCGCTGCGCCTTCGTCGACGGGCTGCGGCGAATCGCAGAGCATCTTCCACCGCCCGCCGGTCACCTCCCAATGGAGACGCTGACATGA
- a CDS encoding 5'-3' exonuclease: protein MTTAAPLLLVDGHNLLYRSWFGFPSRIRARSSDRDLTGVFGFAALLRKAHLAHADTHEVVVVFDAEDGSAARAGQDTAYKANRPTPEPGLIESLTDIKQVLDLAAVRWIEQEGCEGDDVIATLATTARTEGRGVDIMSVDKDFYQLLSDPLIRLLNTMLTEGRRRIDGQSVRHRFGVDADQWPDYRALTGDPADNITGIRGIGPKTASRLLADGRRLETIPHQRIRPAWRSEWEQALRWREMIRLDRKVELPDNLLTDRPTAALPRAAELLDQLGLW from the coding sequence GTGACCACCGCCGCCCCGCTGCTCCTCGTCGACGGCCACAACCTCCTCTACCGATCCTGGTTCGGCTTCCCGTCCCGGATCCGTGCCCGCAGCAGCGACCGGGACCTGACCGGCGTCTTCGGGTTCGCCGCGCTCCTGCGCAAGGCACACCTCGCGCATGCTGACACCCACGAGGTCGTGGTCGTCTTCGACGCGGAGGACGGCTCGGCCGCGCGGGCCGGTCAGGACACCGCCTACAAAGCGAACCGGCCGACACCCGAGCCGGGGCTGATCGAGTCGCTGACGGACATCAAGCAGGTCCTCGACCTCGCCGCAGTGCGGTGGATCGAACAGGAGGGCTGCGAGGGCGACGACGTGATCGCCACCCTGGCCACCACCGCCCGCACGGAGGGTCGCGGCGTCGACATCATGAGCGTCGACAAGGACTTCTACCAGCTGCTGTCCGACCCTCTCATCCGCCTGTTGAACACCATGCTCACTGAGGGGCGCCGCCGCATCGACGGCCAATCGGTGCGACACCGCTTCGGGGTGGACGCCGACCAGTGGCCCGACTACCGGGCGCTGACCGGGGACCCAGCTGACAACATCACCGGCATCCGCGGCATCGGCCCCAAGACCGCCTCCCGGCTCCTGGCCGACGGCCGCCGCCTGGAGACCATCCCGCACCAGCGCATCCGCCCCGCCTGGCGATCCGAATGGGAGCAGGCACTGCGTTGGAGGGAGATGATCCGCCTGGACCGTAAAGTCGAACTGCCCGACAACCTGCTGACCGACCGCCCAACAGCTGCCCTTCCGCGCGCCGCCGAACTCCTCGACCAGCTGGGGCTGTGGTGA
- a CDS encoding LysR family transcriptional regulator: MDLTVQQLQYFVAVAEELHFTRAAERLHIATSSLSQQVSALERRMGFPLFERTSRHVGLTEAGRELLPLACEAIRATDAVAAWTEQRRRRGETIRVGIAGGTGIVSLILAEAARELPAVRWELRQLGFAGVVTALRENEVDVAFAPSADALQGGGLRTVPLWVEPPMLCVHIGHPLAGRDAVDVADLDGLSLVGDDFLKSSFPSAALPNGRTAPEARHRVRTLDEAVDVTAAGFGAFITGGVAAESHARPDLAFVPVRGLPDITVYLVRENTTKAGALPALERIARKTAHEQARRFGARPTDS, encoded by the coding sequence GTGGACCTGACCGTTCAGCAGCTGCAGTACTTCGTCGCCGTCGCCGAGGAACTCCACTTCACCCGGGCCGCCGAGCGCCTGCACATCGCCACCTCGTCGCTGAGCCAGCAGGTCTCCGCGTTGGAGCGCCGTATGGGGTTCCCCCTGTTCGAACGCACTTCGCGGCACGTCGGTCTGACGGAAGCGGGCCGGGAACTGCTGCCCCTCGCCTGCGAGGCCATCCGGGCGACGGACGCGGTGGCCGCGTGGACCGAGCAGCGCCGCCGCCGCGGCGAGACGATCCGGGTCGGCATCGCCGGCGGCACCGGCATCGTCTCCCTCATCCTTGCCGAGGCGGCCCGGGAACTCCCGGCCGTGCGCTGGGAACTGCGCCAGCTGGGCTTCGCCGGGGTCGTCACTGCCCTCCGCGAGAACGAGGTCGACGTCGCGTTCGCACCCTCGGCGGATGCCCTCCAGGGCGGCGGACTCCGTACGGTGCCGCTGTGGGTTGAGCCCCCGATGCTGTGCGTCCACATTGGCCACCCGTTGGCCGGCCGGGACGCGGTGGACGTCGCCGACCTGGACGGCCTCAGCCTCGTCGGCGACGACTTTCTCAAGTCTTCCTTTCCCTCCGCGGCCCTGCCGAACGGACGCACGGCGCCCGAGGCCAGGCACAGAGTGCGCACCCTCGACGAGGCGGTGGACGTGACCGCGGCCGGCTTCGGCGCCTTCATCACCGGCGGCGTCGCCGCCGAAAGCCACGCGCGCCCCGACCTCGCGTTCGTCCCGGTGCGCGGCCTTCCGGACATCACCGTCTACCTGGTCAGGGAAAACACCACCAAGGCGGGAGCACTTCCCGCGCTGGAGCGCATCGCCCGGAAGACGGCTCACGAGCAGGCCCGGCGCTTCGGTGCCCGGCCGACCGACAGCTGA
- a CDS encoding IS630 family transposase: MGDNRLVPLVLTEFERVVLQGWEKRRTTAQGLALRARIVLACAQGGSNMAVAGRLGVHRTTVSKWRSRFLRDRLDGLADEPRPGVPRTITDAQVEEVVVRTLEELPEGSTHWSKREMARRVGISPTSVLRIWRAFGLQPWRTETFKISPDPLLIDKIRDVVGLYLAPPANAAVFAVDEKPQIQALERTAPVLPMVPGTPQRRSFDYVRHGTVDLFAALNTATGKVIGKLSAQHRAVDFRDFLDEINRQTDPGLAVHVICDNLSAHKAPVVHRWLLAHPRFELHFTPTYSSWTNQVERWFAELERRCLERGVFCSLDELKTALEDWIKHWNDDARPFKWTRTADQIIDRICRYCSRISGPAH; encoded by the coding sequence ATGGGTGACAACAGGCTGGTCCCGCTCGTCCTCACGGAGTTCGAGCGGGTGGTGTTGCAGGGGTGGGAGAAGCGTCGCACGACCGCGCAGGGACTGGCCCTGCGGGCGAGGATCGTTCTGGCGTGCGCGCAAGGCGGAAGCAACATGGCTGTGGCGGGCCGGCTGGGTGTCCACCGGACGACGGTGAGCAAGTGGCGGTCGCGGTTTCTGCGGGACCGGCTGGACGGTCTGGCCGACGAGCCGCGGCCGGGGGTGCCGCGGACCATCACCGATGCCCAGGTGGAGGAGGTGGTGGTCCGCACCCTCGAAGAGCTGCCCGAGGGGTCGACGCACTGGTCGAAGCGGGAGATGGCCCGGCGAGTGGGGATCTCGCCCACGAGCGTGCTGCGGATCTGGCGGGCGTTCGGTCTCCAGCCCTGGCGGACCGAGACCTTCAAGATCTCCCCGGATCCCCTGCTGATTGACAAGATCCGGGACGTGGTGGGCCTGTATCTCGCGCCGCCGGCGAACGCGGCGGTGTTCGCGGTGGACGAGAAGCCGCAGATCCAGGCACTGGAGCGGACCGCTCCCGTGCTGCCGATGGTGCCGGGGACACCGCAGCGGCGGAGTTTCGACTACGTCCGGCACGGCACCGTGGACTTGTTCGCGGCGCTGAACACCGCCACCGGGAAGGTGATCGGGAAGCTGTCGGCCCAGCACCGGGCGGTGGACTTCCGTGACTTCCTGGACGAGATCAACCGGCAGACAGATCCCGGCCTGGCGGTGCACGTGATCTGCGACAACCTCTCGGCCCACAAGGCGCCCGTGGTGCACCGGTGGCTGCTCGCCCACCCCCGCTTCGAGCTGCACTTCACCCCGACCTACTCGTCGTGGACCAACCAGGTCGAGCGGTGGTTCGCCGAGCTCGAACGACGCTGCCTCGAACGCGGCGTGTTCTGCTCGCTCGACGAGCTGAAGACCGCGCTCGAGGACTGGATCAAGCACTGGAACGACGACGCTCGCCCGTTCAAGTGGACCAGGACCGCCGACCAGATCATCGACCGGATCTGCCGCTACTGCTCACGCATCTCCGGACCAGCTCACTAG
- a CDS encoding HAD family hydrolase — MSGRPTAVWGFDGTLGHRRQGTWAECLLEVLDRQHPGHPFSQPQLFTALRSGFPWHDHHRPHPHLNTADRWWNHVTNVISSALRGLGLQAGTAAAVAHHTRDVYTDPAAWSLYPQAIAVLELLTSHGWDHILLTNHVPELPGLLDHLQLSGHLHAVINSADTGFEKPHPKAFASALAASAGCRYMVGDNHRADITGAQSAGLDAIWVRRNQPDDVPDLHTAVRLILGTEHRTETAAPRTWEVAPLHSEQTTPTAPFS; from the coding sequence GTGAGCGGCCGGCCGACCGCGGTGTGGGGCTTCGACGGCACACTCGGACACCGACGCCAGGGCACCTGGGCCGAATGCCTGCTTGAGGTCCTCGACCGCCAGCACCCCGGACACCCCTTCAGCCAGCCGCAGCTCTTCACCGCCCTGAGGAGCGGCTTCCCCTGGCACGACCACCACCGGCCACATCCCCATCTGAACACCGCGGACCGCTGGTGGAACCACGTGACCAACGTGATCTCCAGCGCCCTTCGCGGACTGGGACTCCAGGCCGGCACCGCCGCGGCCGTGGCACACCACACCCGTGACGTCTACACCGATCCTGCGGCCTGGAGCCTGTATCCTCAGGCCATCGCGGTCCTGGAGCTGCTCACCTCACACGGGTGGGACCACATCCTCCTGACCAACCACGTCCCCGAACTTCCCGGACTCCTAGACCACCTGCAGTTGAGCGGGCACCTGCACGCGGTCATCAACTCGGCAGACACCGGTTTCGAAAAGCCCCATCCCAAGGCGTTCGCGAGCGCTCTGGCCGCGTCCGCCGGCTGCCGCTACATGGTCGGTGACAATCACCGGGCGGACATCACCGGTGCGCAGAGCGCCGGCCTCGACGCGATATGGGTCCGGCGCAACCAGCCCGACGATGTCCCAGACCTTCACACGGCCGTCCGCCTGATCCTCGGAACCGAACACCGAACCGAAACGGCAGCTCCCCGAACGTGGGAAGTCGCGCCCCTCCACTCGGAGCAGACCACGCCGACGGCACCCTTCAGCTAG
- a CDS encoding Nramp family divalent metal transporter, translating into MLGPALVVSVAYVDPGNFATNMSAGKGYGPLLLWVVVAANLVAVFVQYLACKAGVATGRDLGELCRAYAPPVVTRALWVQAEVVAMATDLAEFVGGAVALHILFGVALLPSAFIVAVVSLVLLALAPEGRRRFDIVTAGFLVLVLAGFLYQAIAAHAWDGALSGLRPRLADSRSLLLATGICGATVMPHVIYLHSALARTPASASPAQKRRALRAHTSALVTALSIAGIVNAGMLGIAAGALRGSGTEDNLEGYHAGLGHVLGSGVALAFALALLASGLASSGVGTFAGQVIMNGFLGRRLPLTARRIITMAPPLLALALGLDPTRALMLSQVVLSFGVPFALVPLVVFTMRRDVMGELVNRPVTTVAAVAVSGLVSGLNVWLLVRGPSV; encoded by the coding sequence GTGCTCGGCCCCGCGCTGGTGGTGTCCGTGGCTTACGTCGACCCGGGGAACTTCGCCACGAACATGTCCGCCGGCAAGGGCTACGGGCCGCTGCTGCTGTGGGTCGTCGTGGCGGCGAACCTGGTGGCCGTCTTCGTGCAGTACCTCGCGTGCAAGGCGGGCGTCGCGACCGGCAGGGACTTGGGCGAGTTGTGCCGTGCGTACGCTCCCCCCGTGGTCACCCGGGCGCTGTGGGTGCAGGCGGAGGTGGTGGCGATGGCCACCGACCTCGCCGAGTTCGTCGGAGGGGCCGTCGCCCTGCACATTCTGTTCGGTGTCGCCCTGCTGCCGTCCGCCTTCATCGTCGCCGTGGTCTCGCTGGTCCTGCTGGCTCTCGCGCCCGAAGGCCGCCGTCGGTTCGACATCGTGACCGCGGGCTTCCTCGTCCTCGTCCTCGCCGGCTTCCTCTACCAGGCGATTGCCGCCCACGCCTGGGACGGTGCCCTGTCCGGCTTGCGGCCGCGCTTGGCGGACTCCCGGAGCCTGCTGCTGGCCACCGGGATCTGCGGGGCCACCGTCATGCCCCACGTGATCTATCTGCATTCCGCGCTCGCGCGCACCCCGGCCTCCGCATCACCGGCCCAAAAACGGCGGGCACTGCGTGCCCACACCTCGGCGCTCGTCACGGCACTGAGCATCGCCGGCATCGTCAACGCCGGCATGCTGGGGATCGCCGCGGGCGCGTTGCGCGGCTCGGGCACCGAGGACAACCTGGAGGGCTACCACGCTGGGCTCGGCCACGTGCTCGGCTCTGGTGTGGCCCTGGCGTTCGCCCTGGCTCTGCTGGCCTCCGGCCTGGCCTCGTCCGGTGTGGGCACCTTCGCAGGCCAGGTGATCATGAACGGTTTCCTCGGCCGCCGCCTGCCGCTCACGGCGCGCCGGATCATCACCATGGCCCCGCCCCTGCTCGCCCTCGCCCTGGGCCTGGACCCGACGCGGGCGCTCATGCTGAGCCAGGTCGTGCTGTCCTTCGGCGTGCCCTTCGCACTCGTGCCCCTCGTGGTCTTCACCATGCGCAGGGACGTCATGGGAGAGCTGGTCAACCGCCCGGTCACGACGGTGGCGGCCGTGGCTGTGAGCGGCCTCGTCAGCGGTCTGAACGTCTGGCTTCTCGTACGCGGACCCTCGGTGTGA
- a CDS encoding glycosyltransferase family 4 protein: MPSTAALLYCAVNGVANCTNGIGRQTKTLLATLEHSYPHLAEAAGPFTPYVAVPEPGPATWNYNPDDLAYARAIVEGLGGHILPLPYETDGPLWCPQTWARLCSGAAAAARALAVQHRRVLAIAVDTPFAGLTGLLDGAERIDVLLALFSTAKITERPAPTPAHVAWEQAAITAVNHSRNSWVAGIGTYLSRHLRTEYGLDAGRIVPWPSGLHLRAADLAPVPVRDAETTVRRFGIPTDGPIVAAVGRTDATKGLDQLIEALAPLREHVHLAAIAVRTDDERARLFDTYRHRSAALGLRATWIGSFDRDLPRALAALPGTRVMACPSRGETLANIVFETGLWAEHHGAIALAPARDGFPEQITDGHNGLLYPPEHPGALTAAIVRSLNLPRSEHQRMRAAAAERVRAERDATEHLATLLTRFWRTTAPAPDTLTGHPGAPGTRQPRSQAPTSTTGTLEAAP, translated from the coding sequence GTGCCCAGCACCGCTGCCCTGCTGTACTGCGCCGTCAACGGCGTCGCGAACTGCACCAACGGCATCGGCCGTCAAACCAAGACCCTGCTGGCCACCCTGGAACACAGCTACCCGCACCTGGCTGAAGCCGCCGGCCCCTTCACCCCGTACGTCGCCGTCCCCGAACCCGGGCCGGCCACCTGGAACTACAACCCCGACGACCTCGCCTATGCCCGCGCGATCGTCGAAGGACTCGGCGGCCACATCCTGCCCCTGCCCTACGAAACCGACGGACCACTGTGGTGCCCGCAGACGTGGGCCCGGCTCTGCTCCGGCGCCGCCGCAGCGGCCCGCGCACTCGCCGTGCAGCACCGCCGGGTGCTCGCCATCGCCGTCGACACTCCCTTCGCCGGGCTGACCGGCCTGCTCGACGGCGCCGAGCGGATCGACGTCCTCCTCGCGCTGTTCAGCACCGCGAAGATCACCGAGCGTCCCGCACCGACACCCGCGCACGTGGCCTGGGAACAGGCGGCCATCACCGCGGTCAACCACAGCCGAAACAGCTGGGTGGCCGGCATCGGCACCTACCTCAGCCGGCACCTGCGCACCGAGTACGGGCTCGACGCGGGCCGGATCGTCCCTTGGCCTTCCGGCCTCCACCTACGCGCGGCCGACCTGGCCCCGGTTCCGGTCAGGGACGCCGAGACCACCGTCCGCCGGTTCGGCATCCCCACCGACGGGCCGATCGTGGCGGCCGTCGGGCGCACCGACGCGACCAAGGGCCTCGATCAGCTCATCGAAGCACTCGCTCCCCTGCGCGAGCACGTCCACCTCGCAGCCATCGCCGTCCGTACCGACGACGAGCGGGCCCGCCTCTTCGACACCTACCGGCATCGCAGCGCCGCGCTCGGGCTGCGGGCGACCTGGATCGGCAGCTTCGACCGGGACCTGCCCCGTGCCCTGGCCGCTCTGCCGGGCACCCGTGTCATGGCCTGTCCCAGCCGGGGCGAGACGCTCGCCAACATCGTCTTCGAAACGGGCCTGTGGGCCGAGCACCACGGCGCCATCGCCCTGGCCCCCGCACGGGACGGCTTTCCCGAACAGATCACCGACGGGCACAACGGTCTGCTCTACCCGCCCGAGCACCCTGGCGCCCTGACCGCCGCCATCGTGCGCTCGCTCAACCTCCCCCGGAGCGAGCATCAGCGCATGCGGGCCGCGGCAGCCGAGCGCGTGCGGGCCGAGCGGGACGCCACCGAACACCTCGCCACGCTGCTGACCCGCTTCTGGCGCACCACGGCACCGGCCCCCGATACACTCACCGGCCATCCGGGCGCACCGGGTACCCGTCAGCCGCGGTCACAGGCACCCACCAGCACCACCGGCACCCTGGAGGCCGCACCGTGA